One window from the genome of Cryptomeria japonica chromosome 6, Sugi_1.0, whole genome shotgun sequence encodes:
- the LOC131049373 gene encoding cytochrome P450 76T24-like: MNIPLFSWYTVLLTAASLISFFLFVGRRERRLSLPPGPSGWPILGNLIQLGKRPHESLYALSVKYGPLMTLRLGMRTVVVVSSPATAKEVFKTHDNILAGRMVTEAHKSLSHDKSSLIWADYGPYWRNLRRISTVELFSPKRLEALQHLRRDQVFSTIRLIFEDKGKVVNIAHTVFCTSLNLLGNMIFSTSVFDPHNPASAGLKDTICELMVVAGKPNLVDFFPFLRFLDPQRVSREMDRLFKELYDFSDTFIQKRLSQSVQRKDSDKDFLDVLLDSRTEDFTLVGVRALIAELFIAGTETTTTTIEWAMAELIRNPQKLNRARQELDEVVGCNRKVEESDLDRLPYLHAAVKEVFRLRTTGPLLLPHKATSSCEIGGFVIPKDTQVMVNVWAMGRDSSIWKNPLEFIPERFLEGENSKIDYRGQDFELIPFGAGRRMCPGLPLASRMVHLVLASLLHSFEWKLPDGMSCEQMDMSDDFGITLKKAADLTAIPTPRLPHPIY, from the exons ATGAATATTCCACTGTTTTCCTGGTATACTGTGCTTCTTACTGCTGCTTCACTGATATCATTCTTCCTGTTTGTAGGGAGAAGAGAGCGGAGGCTTTCTCTGCCCCCTGGGCCTAGTGGTTGGCCTATCCTGGGAAACCTCATTCAGCTGGGGAAAAGGCCTCACGAGTCTCTCTATGCCCTCTCTGTGAAATACGGTCCACTGATGACTCTCCGTCTGGGCATGAGAACAGTAGTGGTGGTCTCCTCTCCTGCCACGGCCAAGGAGGTCTTTAAAACGCACGACAACATCTTGGCGGGGCGGATGGTGACCGAGGCACACAAATCTCTTTCACATGACAAGTCCTCCCTAATTTGGGCTGATTACGGTCCTTACTGGCGCAATCTCCGTCGCATTTCAACTGTTGAACTCTTCAGCCCGAAAAGACTGGAAGCTCTGCAACATCTCAGAAGGGATCAAGTATTTAGCACGATTCGGCTCATATTCGAGGACAAGGGAAAGGTTGTGAACATAGCTCATACGGTGTTCTGCACGTCTCTGAATTTGTTAGGTAACATGATTTTCAGCACAAGTGTCTTTGATCCTCACAATCCAGCTTCTGCGGGACTCAAAGATACCATCTGTGAATTGATGGTTGTCGCCGGAAAGCCCAATTTGGTGGACTTTTTCCCGTTTCTCCGGTTCCTCGACCCCCAGCGAGTGTCCCGTGAGATGGACAGGCTTTTTAAGGAATTGTATGACTTTTCTGATACATTCATACAGAAAAGGCTCAGCCAAAGCGTTCAGCGTAAGGACTCGGACAAGGATTTTCTGGATGTTCTGCTTGATTCCAGAACTGAAGATTTCACTCTTGTTGGTGTTCGAGCATTAATAGCT GAATTGTTTATTGCAGGTACTGAGACGACCACTACAACAATAGAATGGGCCATGGCAGAATTGATTCGCAATCCACAGAAATTAAACCGAGCCCGTCAAGAACTGGATGAAGTAGTTGGTTGCAACCGGAAAGTGGAAGAATCTGACTTGGATCGTCTGCCGTATCTCCATGCAGCCGTCAAAGAAGTATTCCGATTGCGCACGACGGGTCCTCTGCTTCTCCCCCACAAAGCCACAAGCAGCTGCGAGATTGGGGGATTTGTTATACCCAAGGACACCCAGGTGATGGTGAACGTGTGGGCTATGGGAAGGGACAGTTCAATTTGGAAGAATCCTTTGGAATTTATTCCCGAAAGGTTTTTAGAGGGTGAGAATAGCAAGATAGATTACAGGGGACAAGACTTCGAGCTGATTCCATTTGGAGCGGGAAGAAGAATGTGTCCGGGGCTTCCATTGGCAAGTCGTATGGTTCATTTGGTTTTGGCTTCTTTACTTCACTCATTTGAGTGGAAACTTCCGGATGGGATGAGCTGTGAGCAGATGGACATGAGCGACGATTTTGGAATCACATTAAAGAAGGCTGCAGACTTAACAGCAATCCCTACGCCACGTCTCCCACATCCCATATATTAG